In Ovis canadensis isolate MfBH-ARS-UI-01 breed Bighorn chromosome 11, ARS-UI_OviCan_v2, whole genome shotgun sequence, one genomic interval encodes:
- the TMEM94 gene encoding transmembrane protein 94 isoform X4 has translation MLFKRAELWTAPQGKGGKGEPPLALGLSTRKALSILKEQLEAVLDGHLKERKKCLTWKEMWRSSFLHHGNRCSCFHWPGASLMLLAALLLLACCGGQPAGSRGVELGNACALFLLLLLNLILTGRQDRLKRREVERRLRGVIGQIQDALRDGKEVKWPDAMYPDLHMPFAPSWSLHWAYRDGHLVNLPVSLLVEGDIIALRPGQESFASLRGIKDDEHIVLEPGDLFPPFSPPPSPRGEVKKGPQNPQQHRLFRVLETPVIDNIRWCLDMALSRPVTALDNERFTVQSVMLRYAVPVVLASFLITNALRFMLNAPGVTTWQYTLLQLQVNGVLPILPLLFPVLWVLATACGEARVLAQMSKASPSSLLAKFSEDTLSSYTEAVSPQEMLRCIWGHFLRVIQGTSPTLSHSSSLLHSLGSVTVLCCVDKQGILSWPNPSPETVLFFSGKVEPPHSSHEDLTDDLSTRSFCHPEVEEEERSGNWPGDGPKAPEPHPHRRAHSRSKHLSGSSVSFSRDTEGGEDDDPCKTQHRLEGEPYEAEDFVCDYHLEMLSLSQDQQNPSCIQFDDSNWQLHLTSLKPLGLNVLLNLCDASVTERLCRFSDHLCNVALQESRSAVLPVRVPWGLCELARLIGFTPGAKELFTQGNHLALYRLPSAETMKETSLGRLSCVTKRRPPLSHMISLFIKDTTTSTEQMLSHGTADVVLEACTDFWDGADIYPLSGSDRKKVLDFYQRACLSGYCSAFAYKPMSCALSSQLNGKCIELVQAPGQNSIFTTCELPSTIPIKLSARRGSWSSDEGIGEVLEKEDCMQALSGQIFMGMVSSQYQARLDIVRLIDGLVNACIRFVYFSLEDELKSKVFAEKMGLETGWNCHISLTPNGDMPGSEIPPSSPSHAGSLHDDLNQASRDDAEGLLLMEEEGHSDLISFQPTDSDLPSFLEDCNRAKLPRGIHQVRPHLQNIDNVPLLVPLFTDCTPETMCEMIKIMQEYGEVTCCLGSSANLRNSCLFLQSDVSIALDPLYPSRCSWETFGYATSTSMAQASDGLSPLQLSGQLNSLPCSLTFRQEETISIIRLIEQARHATYGIRKCFLFLLQCQLTLVVIQFLSCLVQLPPILSTTDILWLSCFCYPLLSISLLGKPPHSSIMSMATGKNLQSIPKKTQHYFLLCFLLKFSLTISSCLICFAFTLQSFCDRSRARNLTNCSSIMLPSHADAAPAWFRDFANGLLSAQKLAAALIVLHTVFISITHVHRTKPLWRKSPLTNLWWAVTVPVVLLGQVAQTAVDLQLWTHRDSRVHFGLEDVPLLTWLLGCLSLVLVVVTNEVVKLHEIRVRVRYQKRQKLQFETKLGMNSPF, from the exons GGCGAGCCGCCCTTGGCCCTGGGCCTGTCCACCCGGAAGGCCCTCAGCATTCTGAAGGAACAGCTGGAGGCAGTGCTGGACGGACACCTGAAGGAGCGGAAGAAATGTCTCACGTGGAAG GAGATGTGGAGAAGCAGCTTCTTGCACCATGGGAACCGCTGCTCCTGTTTCCATTGGCCGGGCGCCTCACTCATGCTCCTGGCCGCGCTCTTGCTGCTCGCTTGCTGCGGGGGCCAGCCGGCCGGCAG CCGCGGGGTGGAGCTGGGGAACGCCTGCGCGCTCTTCCTCCTGCTGCTCCTCAACCTCATCCTCACTGGGCGGCAAGACCGGCTGAAGCGTCGGGAGGTAGAACGGAGACTACGGGGCGTCATTGGCCAAATCCAAG ATGCCCTCAGGGATGGCAAGGAGGTCAAGTGGCCAGATGCCATGTACCCAGACCTCCACATGCCGTTCGCACCATCCTGGTCTCTGCACTGGGCCTATAGAGATGGACATCTCGTCAACCTGCCGGTCAGCCTGCTGGTAGAAGGAGACATCATAGCTCTGAGGCCGGGCCAGGAATCCTTTGCTTCCCTGCGGGGCATCAAG GACGACGAGCACATCGTCTTGGAGCCGGGAGACCTGTTCCCCCCTTTCTCGCCGCCCCCGTCCCCCCGGGGAGAAGTGAAGAAAGGGCCGCAGAACCCCCAGCAGCACCGGCTCTTCCGTGTCCTTGAGACCCCCGTGATCGACAACATCAG GTGGTGCCTGGACATGGCCCTGTCCCGCCCGGTGACCGCTCTGGACAACGAGAGGTTCACGGTGCAGTCGGTGATGCTGCGCTACGCGGTGCCCGTGGTCCTG GCCAGCTTCCTCATCACCAATGCCCTGCGCTTCATGCTGAATGCCCCGGGTGTCACCACCTGGCAATATACCCTCCTCCAGCTGCAG GTGAATGGCGTCCTGCCCATCCTCCCCCTGCTCTTCCCGGTCCTCTGGGTCCTGGCAACCGCCTGTGGAGAAGCCCGTGTCCTGGCCCAGATGAGCAAGGCCTCCCCCAGCTCCCTG CTGGCCAAGTTCTCAGAGGACACTCTCAGCAGCTATACGGAAGCCGTGTCCCCTCAG GAGATGCTGCGCTGCATTTGGGGCCACTTCCTGCGGGTGATCCAGGGGACGTCGCCCACACTGAGCCACAGCTCCAGCTTGCTGCACAGCCTGGGCTCCGTCACG GTCCTGTGCTGTGTGGACAAACAGGGGATCCTGTCGTGGCCCAACCCTAGCCCGGAGACCGTGCTGTTCTTCAGCGGGAAGGTGGAGCCCCCACACAGCAGCCACGAGGACCTCACGGACGACCTGTCCACCCGCTCCTTCTGCCATCccgaggtggaggaggag GAGCGCAGCGGCAACTGGCCAGGCGACGGTCCCAAGGCGCCCGAGCCCCACCCTCACCGCCGGGCACACAGCCGCAGCAAACACCTGTCTGGCTCCAGCGTGAGCTTCAGCAGGGACACTGAAGGCGGCGAAGATGACGACCCCTGCAAG ACCCAGCACAGGCTGGAGGGGGAGCCCTACGAAGCCGAGGACTTCGTGTGTGACTACCACCTGGAGATGCTCAGCCTGTCCCAGGACCAGCAGAACCCCTCCTGCATCCAGTTTGATGACTCCAACTGGCAGCTGCACCTCACCTCGCTCAAGCCGCTGGGCCTCAATGTGCTGCTGAACCTGTGCGACGCCAGCGTCACTGAGCGGCTCTGCCGGTTCTCAGACCACCTGTGCAACGTCGCCCTGCAGGAGAGCCGCAGCGCTGTGCTGCCCGTGCGCGTGCCCTGGGGCCTCTGCGAGCTCGCCCGCCTCATCG GCTTCACTCCCGGGGCCAAGGAGCTCTTCACGCAGGGGAACCACCTCGCACTCTACCGTCTCCCCAGTGCTGAGACCATGAAGGAGACCTCGCTGGGGAGGCTGTCCTGCGTCACCAAGCGGCGGCCCCCACTCAGCCACATGATCAGCCTCTTCATCAAGGACACCACCACGA GCACAGAGCAGATGCTGTCCCACGGCACAGCCGACGTGGTCTTGGAGGCCTGCACAGACTTCTGGGACGGAGCTGACATCTACCCTCTTTCGGGTTCCGATAG AAAGAAAGTGCTGGATTTCTACCAGCGAGCCTGTCTGTCTGGTTACTGCTCTGCCTTCGCCTACAAGCCCATGAGCTGTGCCCTGTCCTCCCAGCTCAATGGCAAGTGCATCGAGCTGGTGCAGGCGCCCGGCCAGAACAGCATCTTCACCACGTGTGAGCTGCCCAGCACCATTCCCATCAAGCTGAGCGCCCGCCGCGGCAGCTGGAGCTCAGACG AAGGGATCGGggaggtgctggagaaggaagACTGCATGCAGGCCCTGAGCGGCCAGATCTTCATGGGCATGGTGTCCTCCCAGTACCAGGCCCGCCTGGACATTGTGCGCCTCATCGACGGGCTGGTCAATGCCTGCATCCGCTTCGTCTACTTCTCGTTGGAGGATGAGCTCAAAAGCAAG GTGTTTGCGGAGAAGATGGGCCTGGAGACGGGCTGGAATTGCCACATCTCCCTCACGCCCAATGGTGACATGCCCGGCTCCGAGATCcccccctccagccccagccacGCTGGCTCCCTGCATGATGACCTGAACCAGG CGTCCCGAGACGACGCGGAAGGACTCCTTCTAATGGAGGAGGAGGGTCACTCGGACCTCATTAGCTTCCAGCCCACGGACAGCGACCTCCCCAGCTTCCTGGAAGACTGCAATCGG GCCAAGCTGCCCCGGGGCATCCACCAGGTGCGGCCCCACCTGCAGAACATCGACAACGTGCCCCTGCTGGTGCCCCTGTTCACCGACTGCACCCCCGAGA CCATGTGTGAGATGATCAAGATCATGCAGGAGTACGGGGAGGTGACCTGCTGCCTGGGCAGCTCCGCCAACCTGCGGAACAGCTGCCTCTTCCTCCAGAGCGATGTCAG CATCGCCCTGGACCCCCTGTACCCATCCCGCTGCTCCTGGGAGACCTTCGGCTACGCCACCAGCACCAGCATGGCCCAGGCTTCGGATGGCCTTTCCCCTCTGCAGCTCTCAGGGCAGCTCAACAGCCTGCCCTGCTCGCTGACCTTCCGCCAGGAGGAAACCATCAGCATCATCCGGCTCATCGAGCAG GCCCGGCACGCCACCTACGGCATCCGCAAGTGCTTCCTCTTCCTGCTGCAGTGCCAGCTGACGCTTGTGGTCATCCAG TTCCTCTCTTGCCTCGTCCAGCTGCCGCCAATCCTGAGCACCACCGACATCCTGTGGCTGTCCTGTTTTTGCTACCCTCTGCTCAG CATCTCTCTGCTGGGAAAGCCCCCACATAGCTCCATCATGTCTATGGCAACGGGGAAGAACCTTCAGTCCATTCCTAAGAAG ACCCAGCACTACTTCCTGCTGTGCTTCTTGCTGAAGTTCAGCCTCACCATCAGCTCGTGCCTCATCTGCTTTGCCTTCACACTGCAGAGCTTTTGCGACAGGTCTCGGGCCCGCAACCTCACCAACTGCTCCTCCATCATGCTGCCCAG CCACGCCGACGCAGCCCCAGCCTGGTTTCGTGACTTCGCCAACGGGCTGCTGTCGGCTCAGAAACTCGCCGCTGCCCTGATTGTCCTACACACTG TCTTCATCTCCATCACCCACGTGCACCGCACCAAGCCCCTGTGGAGGAAGAGCCCCCTGACGAACCTGTGGTGGGCCGTGACCGTGCCCGTGGT GCTGCTGGGGCAGGTGGCCCAGACGGCAGTGGACCTGCAGCTGTGGACACACAGGGACAGCCGTGTCCACTTCGGCCTGGAGGACGTGCCTCTGCTGACGTGGCTCCTGGGCTGCCTGTCCCTGGTCCTCGTGGTGGTCACCAATGAGGTCGTGAAGCTGCACGAGATCCG GGTCCGCGTCCGCTACCAGAAGCGACAGAAGCTGCAGTTTGAAACTAAGCTGGGCATGAACTCTCCCTTCTGA